One Archocentrus centrarchus isolate MPI-CPG fArcCen1 chromosome 10, fArcCen1, whole genome shotgun sequence genomic region harbors:
- the purab gene encoding transcriptional activator protein Pur-alpha has translation MADRDSGSDHGGPTAGPGSLPPGAMGAMSRLQHDTEELASKRVDIQNKRFYLDVKQNVKGRFLKIAEVGAGGNKSRLTLSMSVAVEFRDYLGDFIEHYAQLGPTNPDMVQDEPRRALKSEFLVRENRKYYMDLKENQRGRFLRIRQTVNRGPGLGSAQGQTIALPAQGLIEFRDALAKLIDDYGVDEEPAELPEGTSLTVDNKRFFFDVGSNKYGVFMRVSEVKPTYRNSITVPCKVWSKFGNTFCKYAEEMRKIQERSREKRASELLPEGPHGGDDGDDD, from the coding sequence ATGGCGGACAGAGACAGTGGCAGTGACCACGGAGGGCCCACCGCAGGCCCCGGCTCGCTGCCTCCGGGTGCAATGGGCGCCATGTCCCGGCTGCAGCACGACACCGAGGAGCTCGCTTCCAAGCGCGTCGACATCCAGAACAAGCGCTTCTACCTTGACGTGAAGCAGAATGTTAAAGGCCGTTTCCTAAAGATAGCCGAGGTCGGGGCTGGGGGAAACAAGAGCCGCCTCACTCTCTCCATGTCTGTTGCCGTGGAGTTCCGCGATTATCTCGGGGACTTTATCGAACATTACGCCCAGCTGGGCCCGACTAACCCGGAcatggtgcaggatgagccccGGCGGGCGCTCAAGAGCGAATTCCTGGTGCGGGAGAATCGGAAATATTACATGGATCTGAAAGAGAACCAGAGGGGGCGGTTCCTGAGGATCCGACAGACCGTTAATCGGGGGCCCGGATTGGGAAGCGCGCAAGGCCAGACCATCGCTCTGCCGGCGCAGGGTCTCATCGAGTTCCGCGACGCTTTAGCCAAACTCATCGACGACTACGGCGTGGACGAGGAGCCGGCGGAGCTCCCGGAGGGCACCTCGCTGACAGTCGACAACAAGCGCTTCTTCTTTGACGTGGGCTCCAATAAGTACGGGGTGTTCATGCGGGTGAGTGAGGTGAAGCCCACGTACCGGAACTCCATTACGGTTCCCTGCAAAGTGTGGTCCAAATTCGGTAACACCTTCTGTAAATACGCGGAGGAGATGAGGAAGATCCAGGAGAGGAGTAGAGAGAAAAGGGCCTCGGAACTGCTACCTGAGGGCCCGCACGGCGGAGACGACGGAGACGATGACTGA